A genomic region of Acidimicrobiia bacterium contains the following coding sequences:
- the metG gene encoding methionine--tRNA ligase: IYYVNDSPHMGGAYTTISADVAARWHRLLGDDVMFLTGTDEHGLKLQRAAQEQEMSPQELVDFYSKRYIETWSDLNISNDDFVRTTEPRHKVAVQALLQKVYDNGFIELNTYEGLYCVACEAYYTEDDLIDGLCKFHNKPVETVKEENYFFKLSAFQDRLAKYYEENPQAIEPLSRRNEVLSFINSGLRDFSISRSSLSWGIPIPWDQKHVTYVWFDALTNYITALEYPNIDSDLYKKFWPGVHFVGKDILRFHAVYWPAMMMAAELEPPKQVFAHGFLTVGGEKMSKSKANQIVPSDLTPTFGVDGYRYHFVADQRFGGDGDFSYEQMVARYNSDLANNFGNLTARVLNMAIKYCDGLSTDKRANGPLKNAIAQTFEKCETLMGEFNFSEFHKTIWELIGACNSYIEQTEPFKMAKEDMAGAQAVLGDCLEALRAICLFAYPAMPATCEELWRRLGLNIDTPIDKVQLPRDLEWGSMPAGLPLEKGESLFPRIVADES, translated from the coding sequence ATATATTATGTGAACGATTCACCACATATGGGTGGGGCATACACCACAATCTCTGCTGATGTGGCCGCCCGGTGGCATCGACTATTGGGCGACGATGTGATGTTTCTTACAGGTACAGATGAACATGGTCTAAAACTTCAACGTGCGGCACAAGAACAAGAGATGTCACCACAAGAATTAGTAGATTTTTATTCTAAGCGTTATATAGAAACTTGGTCTGATTTAAATATTTCGAATGACGACTTTGTCCGTACGACTGAACCCAGACATAAAGTTGCGGTGCAAGCACTTCTGCAAAAAGTTTATGACAATGGCTTTATTGAACTGAATACTTATGAAGGTTTATATTGTGTTGCTTGTGAGGCATATTATACAGAAGATGATTTGATTGATGGTCTGTGTAAATTTCATAACAAGCCAGTAGAAACTGTAAAAGAAGAAAACTATTTTTTCAAGTTAAGTGCTTTTCAAGATCGTCTAGCTAAATATTATGAAGAGAACCCACAAGCAATAGAACCACTATCTCGAAGAAATGAAGTTTTGAGTTTTATAAATTCCGGTCTGCGGGATTTTTCTATTTCTAGATCTTCTCTATCTTGGGGTATTCCAATTCCTTGGGATCAAAAACATGTTACTTATGTTTGGTTCGATGCTTTAACAAACTATATAACTGCACTTGAATACCCAAATATTGATTCTGATTTATATAAAAAGTTTTGGCCAGGTGTACATTTTGTGGGTAAAGATATTTTGAGATTTCATGCTGTTTATTGGCCTGCAATGATGATGGCTGCCGAACTGGAACCACCTAAGCAAGTTTTTGCACATGGTTTCTTAACTGTCGGTGGCGAAAAAATGAGTAAGTCTAAAGCTAACCAAATAGTTCCATCTGATTTAACACCTACATTTGGTGTCGATGGGTATCGTTACCACTTTGTAGCCGATCAACGTTTCGGTGGTGATGGAGATTTTAGCTATGAGCAAATGGTAGCTAGGTATAATTCTGATTTAGCAAATAATTTTGGAAACCTTACAGCACGTGTTTTAAATATGGCCATTAAATATTGTGATGGACTATCAACTGATAAACGTGCAAATGGACCATTAAAAAATGCAATAGCTCAGACCTTTGAGAAGTGTGAAACATTAATGGGTGAATTTAATTTTTCGGAGTTTCATAAAACTATATGGGAATTAATCGGTGCATGCAATTCATATATTGAACAAACTGAACCATTTAAGATGGCCAAGGAAGATATGGCTGGTGCTCAAGCAGTTTTAGGTGATTGTCTAGAAGCGCTTCGTGCAATATGTTTGTTTGCCTATCCAGCAATGCCTGCTACTTGTGAAGAATTATGGCGTCGCTTAGGTTTAAACATAGACACACCTATAGATAAAGTCCAGCTACCTCGTGATTTAGAATGGGGTTCGATGCCGGCTGGTTTGCCTTTAGAAAAAGGTGAGTCTCTTTTCCCGAGGATTGTAGCTGATGAAAGCTAA
- a CDS encoding alpha/beta hydrolase: protein MKAKNCVVLHGRPGEDEYYDLNQPSASNAHWLGWLQNSLLVNDIHCSTPEVPFAFEPQYELWKKEFERYDIGKDTILVGHSTGAGFIVRWLSQNKDVEVYKVILVGPYVDPFHEIKEDFFDFEYDRKLAQQTKCGITIFHSDDDQESVQVSAKKLLEEIDDIKYVEFKNYGHFCFEDMKTIEFPELLKECLEND from the coding sequence ATGAAAGCTAAAAATTGCGTTGTACTCCACGGTCGTCCTGGCGAAGATGAATACTATGACCTAAATCAACCCTCTGCTAGTAACGCTCACTGGTTGGGGTGGTTGCAAAATTCACTATTAGTAAATGATATTCACTGCTCGACTCCTGAAGTACCATTTGCATTTGAACCACAATACGAGCTTTGGAAAAAAGAATTTGAACGTTATGATATTGGAAAAGACACAATTTTGGTAGGGCATTCAACCGGCGCTGGTTTCATTGTACGTTGGTTGAGCCAAAACAAAGATGTTGAAGTATACAAAGTAATTTTGGTTGGACCATACGTTGACCCCTTTCATGAAATCAAAGAAGATTTTTTTGATTTTGAATATGACCGCAAGTTGGCACAGCAAACAAAATGTGGAATCACAATTTTTCATTCGGACGATGATCAAGAATCGGTACAAGTAAGTGCCAAAAAGCTTTTGGAAGAAATAGACGATATCAAATATGTAGAATTCAAAAACTACGGTCATTTTTGTTTTGAAGATATGAAAACTATAGAGTTTCCAGAACTATTAAAGGAATGTTTAGAAAATGACTGA